The genomic stretch CATTGGCTCTTCGCAACGCCAATATCAGGGACTCAATCGGGTATTTCTGAACTGTGCTGCCTGTCATGTCTCAACTGTCCGGGATACGCCCAGCTCTCCACCGCGCATCATTTCCGGCATGCCGGCCAATACTTTTAACCTCCTCAAATTTGAACAGTTTTTCTTTCAGTGTGCTGCTGATAAGCGGTTTGCCCGTGAATACATGATTCCTGCCATTGAACAAACTGGCGGGAAACTTGATTTGATAGACAAATATGTAGTCTATCCACTAGCTACCTTGCTCATGCGCGAGCAATTGTTGATGTTGAAAGACCGCTTTTCATTTAACGAAAAACAGCCTGCCTGGGGTCCAGGCCGAGTCGATACCTTTAATTCAGCCAAGGCTGTTTTCAACTGGCCCTGGCACAAAACAAACCCTAAAGAGTTGATCGGCACTGCCGACTTCCCCGCCATATGGAATCAGGCGAAAAAACGCGGCATGCACCTGCATTGGGATGGCAACAATGACAAAGTAGAAGAGCGTAATCACAGTGCTGCATTTGGTGCTGGCACCACCCCGCCAACTTTAGACCGTAACAATCTGAAGCGAGTGGAAAACTATCTGGAAACTGCCACACCACCACCTTGGCCCTACCCTCTGGATAAAAACCTCGCTGCGCGCGGCAAGGAAATTTATCAGACCCATTGTGCAGATTGCCATGGGGCCAGTGGGAGTGACTTTACCGGAAAATATGTCGGTCAGGTCACACCCATTCAATACATCGGTACAGACCGCTGGCGACTCGATTCGTATACGATGGCACTTGCTCAAAACCAAAGTACCCTCTACGCCGGTTATGGCGACGAGCGCTTTAGCCATTTCCGTAAAACCTGGGGCTATGCCAATGCACCGCTGGACGGTCTCTGGCTACGTGCACCTTATCTTCATAATGGTTCTGTACCAACGCTTGCCGATCTGCTGGCACCTGTCAGCATGCGCCCCAAAGTATTTTATAGGGGCTACGATGTTTATGACCAGAACAACGTCGGATTTGTCACCACGGTAGAAAAAGAAGGTGATCGCAAGTTCTTCCGTTTTGACACCAGTCTGCCTGGCAATAGTAACCAGGGACACGAAGGGCCGCGCTATGGCACCACCCTGCCTTCCGCTGACAAACTCGCTCTTATCGAATATCTGAAAAGCTTTTAGGAGTAAATTATGGCTTGTTCGACTAAAAAATGCCGCCTGTTATGGTCTATAGGCATAATACTGCTGATTCTGGGCGCAATTGGTGCCTACGTTGGCTGGTACAAGTTTTTCCGCGAAGAGCCACAGCCGGACTGGGTCACGTCTACACCGGAAATGCGCTTCAAGTATGGTTCCATTGGTGCAGAAAACGATGCTGGAATTCCCTACTGGATTTTCTATGTACTACCTCGCATGTTTCCTGAGAAACTGCCCGGTCCGGGTGGCTATGCTTCACTAGGTGTTCCTTGGGAACAAGGTCAGGAGCTGCCTGTCGGCTTCACCAAAAAGGTCATTGGCTTTCCACGCGTAGGCAACAATTGCGCCGTATGCCATACCACCTCGTATCGGTCTACCAAAGAT from Sulfurirhabdus autotrophica encodes the following:
- a CDS encoding c-type cytochrome, which produces MTKSACTLRKCICTGLIILALLSLLMALYLAWRFSGDSAVEYSDPVKHFQYGSLGGERVSGFPYRIWKALPKVCPDLLPGEGYSSLGLVYEKGHDLPIGSSQRQYQGLNRVFLNCAACHVSTVRDTPSSPPRIISGMPANTFNLLKFEQFFFQCAADKRFAREYMIPAIEQTGGKLDLIDKYVVYPLATLLMREQLLMLKDRFSFNEKQPAWGPGRVDTFNSAKAVFNWPWHKTNPKELIGTADFPAIWNQAKKRGMHLHWDGNNDKVEERNHSAAFGAGTTPPTLDRNNLKRVENYLETATPPPWPYPLDKNLAARGKEIYQTHCADCHGASGSDFTGKYVGQVTPIQYIGTDRWRLDSYTMALAQNQSTLYAGYGDERFSHFRKTWGYANAPLDGLWLRAPYLHNGSVPTLADLLAPVSMRPKVFYRGYDVYDQNNVGFVTTVEKEGDRKFFRFDTSLPGNSNQGHEGPRYGTTLPSADKLALIEYLKSF